The following is a genomic window from Amycolatopsis australiensis.
CGCCAGGTCCACGATCGCCGGCCGGTCGTAGAGCGCGTTGGTGACGCTCTTCCCGGCGTGCGCGGCGTAGGCCTCGCTGAACGCGTCGTACTGCGCCGCGCGGGCCCGGCCGAGGATCTCGTCGATCACCTCCGTCTTCGCGTCGGCGTAGTTCTGGACGTACTTCCACACTTTCGCGGCGAGTTCACGCTTCTTCGCCGCGTACAGGTCCCGTTCCTCCGGGTGCGCCCGCATCCGGTCGCGCAGGAGCAGGTACCGCTCGGTCTGGCCGTTGCCCGGCGAGTGGACGTGCAGGTTGATGTTCGTGTCCGGGCCCTTGAAGCAGCGGTGCTTCTCCCAGTCCGGCTCGCGGATCACGAGCCGGTAGCCCGCCGCCTCCAGCGCCGGGACGTAGGCGTCCTCGTCGCCGGAGTCCGGCACCTCCAGCAGGATGTCGACGATCGGCTTGGCGCACAGGCCGGGCACCGACGTCGACCCGACGTGCTCCAGCAGGAGCACCTGCTCCCCCAGCGCCTTCCGGATCCGCGCGGCCTCACGCTCGAAGAGCTTCGGCCACTCCGGGTCGTAGTCGGCGAGCGTGACGGTCGAGTTGTGCTCCGGCGCTTCGCCGACCCAAATCCGCTGGATCGCCTCGTCGCTCAAGGCTTCTTGACTGGACATCGCGGTGAAGACCCCCTTCACGTAGGCAGTCCACCAGAATATCGGTGCCGTCCAGTTCTTTTCAGCCGATCGGCAGCGGCAGCAGGTTCCCGGTCGCCGCGCGCAGCGCGTCCCGCATCGCCGCCCGCGGGGCGGGACGGCCGGTGAAGTGCTCGGCCTGCCCGAACGCCTGGTGCAGCAGCATGTCCAGCCCGGTCGCGAGCCGGCCGCCCCGCGCCGCGACGGCTTCGGCGAGCGGCGTCGGCCACGGGTGGTAGATGACGTCGAGGACGTGCGCGACCGCCGCGAGGGCCGCCGCGTGCGGGGCGACCGCTTCCGGCGGCACGGTGTTCACCAGCACCGTGGCGGAGCCCAGTGCGGCGAAGTCCGTCTCGGACCAGCGAAGCACGTCGACGTCGAGGGAAGCCCGCTTCGCCGCGTCGAGGGTTTCGCCGGCCCGTGCGGGTTCGCGCACGACGAGCCGCACCTGCCGCACGCCCAGCGCCGCGAGCCCGACAACCGCCGCCGCCGCGGTCCCGCCCGCGCCGAGCACGACGGCGGTGTCTCCGGGCGCGGGCTCGTAGCCGCCCGCGGCCCGCAACGCCCCGGTGACGCCGTCGACGTCGGTGCAGT
Proteins encoded in this region:
- a CDS encoding GrpB family protein; this encodes MSSQEALSDEAIQRIWVGEAPEHNSTVTLADYDPEWPKLFEREAARIRKALGEQVLLLEHVGSTSVPGLCAKPIVDILLEVPDSGDEDAYVPALEAAGYRLVIREPDWEKHRCFKGPDTNINLHVHSPGNGQTERYLLLRDRMRAHPEERDLYAAKKRELAAKVWKYVQNYADAKTEVIDEILGRARAAQYDAFSEAYAAHAGKSVTNALYDRPAIVDLAGDVTGKRVLDVGCAAGHLGALLAGRGADVLGIDASAGMVAIARREFGDVARFEVADVTRPLELEDGSIDVVTASLVLHYLKDWGATLAEFRRVLRPGGVLVFSVHHPGDDWRWFGKENYFELELLEDEFPLGDLRQRVRFYRRPLSWTFQAVRDAGFAVDRLVEPMPVPEADAADPKWAATLRTQPRFLYFRAISPA
- a CDS encoding shikimate dehydrogenase, which produces MLGKPVAHSLSPVLHGAAFAALGLTGWTYERIETTAEELPRLVDGLGPEWAGLSVTMPGKRAALDHADEVTPRAAAVGAANTLVRTGKGWLADCTDVDGVTGALRAAGGYEPAPGDTAVVLGAGGTAAAAVVGLAALGVRQVRLVVREPARAGETLDAAKRASLDVDVLRWSETDFAALGSATVLVNTVPPEAVAPHAAALAAVAHVLDVIYHPWPTPLAEAVAARGGRLATGLDMLLHQAFGQAEHFTGRPAPRAAMRDALRAATGNLLPLPIG